In Stieleria varia, one genomic interval encodes:
- a CDS encoding tetratricopeptide repeat-containing sulfotransferase family protein, protein MISNQSPSETLLVQLCDRGRKSAVQSRESIIRDARQQLQRSPISVNDVHVVAAAALTRRRPDRTLDLLDRYATFLLADPTARRIEGYAFLESGNLSKATECFKLALELDPCLPDCWFLLGQISEQSGEIQGAMQYYQRGTVIGDYQHQSALALANLQSKSVSLIDAIHTLRVSLLRDQRSVPLNKALAGLLRRHARVLSRKRRPLEQRRVCEESLQCYRVVNAAAPTSRTVLAQGQLEQHLEMFSQSLKSLQKAVELDPTCPLALTHLASANVDDGNIGLALEQFQAAMAIDPTMAITHFRYTRAKRFQPGKDTDHYLADLKELVSRPQLAGPKKLHLHFAIAKILEDIGEFEQAWFHYDQANHFNPGHSQTKIRRRRISKQAASPLQQTADSAIAYFSQERIQAYHRNANLSDKPVFIIGMPRSGTTLTEQILTSHDQIAGAGELKDIEQIRCQIQKQHGRLMRLNPETDELSPQHLYPNILSSVPAAEIRRFADIYLERLDSFGAEQLRVTDKMPTNFMQLGLIAMMFPNATIIHCRRHPMDVLVSSYCQNLSAPFCDLEQWMCYHRQYRRMIRHWESVLPMPIHTVDYEDLVSDPETHSRALIRHCGLEWQESCLQFHNNDRSVHTPSKWQVRQPMYRSSVEKWRRFEPQLRTIHQRMESELAAEGWLES, encoded by the coding sequence GTGATTTCGAATCAGTCCCCTTCAGAAACATTGCTTGTTCAGCTCTGTGATCGTGGACGCAAATCTGCGGTGCAGTCGCGAGAATCGATCATCCGAGATGCTCGTCAACAACTGCAGCGTTCACCCATTAGCGTCAATGATGTGCATGTCGTGGCTGCTGCTGCGTTGACACGTCGCCGGCCAGATCGGACTCTTGATCTGTTGGATCGCTATGCTACTTTTTTGCTCGCCGATCCGACTGCCCGGCGAATCGAAGGATACGCTTTCCTCGAATCGGGGAATCTGTCCAAAGCAACCGAGTGCTTCAAACTCGCACTGGAGCTTGACCCCTGCTTGCCCGATTGCTGGTTTTTGCTGGGGCAGATCTCTGAACAGAGTGGAGAGATTCAGGGAGCGATGCAGTACTATCAGCGCGGGACGGTCATCGGCGATTATCAGCACCAATCCGCACTTGCGCTCGCCAATCTACAGTCGAAATCGGTCAGTCTCATCGACGCCATCCATACACTGAGGGTCAGCTTGCTCAGGGATCAACGAAGTGTTCCATTGAACAAAGCGTTGGCGGGGTTGCTCCGTCGACACGCACGAGTCCTGAGTCGAAAACGCAGGCCGTTGGAACAGCGGCGAGTTTGCGAAGAATCATTGCAGTGCTATCGAGTGGTGAACGCAGCCGCGCCGACATCTCGAACCGTATTGGCACAGGGGCAGTTGGAACAGCATCTTGAGATGTTTTCGCAATCGCTGAAAAGTCTCCAGAAGGCTGTCGAGCTGGATCCGACTTGTCCGCTCGCCCTGACGCATTTGGCGAGTGCAAATGTGGACGATGGCAATATCGGCTTGGCTCTCGAGCAATTTCAAGCCGCGATGGCGATTGATCCCACGATGGCAATCACGCACTTTCGTTACACGCGGGCCAAGCGTTTTCAACCAGGCAAAGACACTGATCACTATTTGGCGGATCTGAAGGAGCTGGTTTCTCGACCGCAGCTCGCCGGTCCAAAGAAGCTGCACCTGCATTTTGCGATCGCGAAAATCTTGGAAGACATCGGCGAGTTTGAACAAGCCTGGTTCCACTACGATCAAGCCAACCATTTCAATCCCGGGCACAGCCAAACCAAGATTCGCAGACGGAGAATCTCAAAGCAGGCGGCGTCCCCTCTGCAGCAAACCGCGGACAGTGCGATCGCCTATTTTTCACAAGAGCGTATTCAAGCGTATCACAGGAACGCGAATCTCAGCGACAAACCAGTCTTCATCATTGGGATGCCTCGCTCTGGAACCACTCTGACGGAACAGATCTTAACCAGTCATGACCAGATCGCCGGTGCCGGAGAGTTGAAAGACATTGAACAGATCCGATGCCAGATCCAAAAGCAACATGGGCGATTGATGCGTTTGAATCCTGAAACGGATGAACTGTCACCCCAACACCTGTACCCCAATATCTTGTCGAGTGTTCCCGCTGCGGAGATTCGTCGTTTTGCGGACATCTATCTGGAGCGACTCGATTCGTTTGGAGCCGAGCAATTGCGGGTCACCGATAAAATGCCGACCAATTTCATGCAGCTTGGATTGATTGCGATGATGTTTCCCAACGCAACGATCATCCATTGTCGTCGCCATCCGATGGACGTTTTGGTTTCATCCTACTGTCAAAACCTCAGTGCGCCGTTCTGTGATTTGGAGCAGTGGATGTGCTATCACCGTCAGTACCGACGAATGATCAGGCACTGGGAGTCGGTTTTACCGATGCCCATTCACACCGTAGACTACGAGGACTTGGTGTCCGATCCAGAGACCCACAGTCGTGCACTGATCCGGCATTGCGGCCTGGAATGGCAAGAGAGTTGTCTGCAATTCCACAACAACGATCGCAGCGTTCACACGCCCAGCAAATGGCAGGTCAGACAACCAATGTACCGATCATCGGTTGAAAAGTGGCGTCGTTTTGAACCGCAACTGAGGACGATCCATCAGCGGATGGAGAGCGAACTGGCGGCCGAAGGTTGGCTAGAAAGCTGA
- a CDS encoding FkbM family methyltransferase — MTETSSRTVTANGRSFLIRHPTSEILGTVIQDVFDGREYPLVLPGEFRPQLIVDVGANVGAAAIWFHAKYPDAKIISYEPSPGLFEYLERNTHNIQQINICNVGLYDRDTESLLYLGANNAAQNSVIAHDATSGQTETVFLRQASSELTALGVSRISILKIDTEGCEVPILRDLRDWLDRIDSVYVEYHSEADRRAIDTMLGDHFYLIHATVHFPNLGTLVYLSHECARRAAMFISPPLNG, encoded by the coding sequence ATGACAGAGACATCTTCCCGGACCGTAACCGCAAACGGGCGGTCTTTCTTGATCCGTCACCCGACGTCCGAGATTCTGGGAACCGTCATTCAGGACGTTTTTGACGGGCGGGAATACCCTCTCGTCTTGCCGGGCGAGTTTCGTCCGCAACTAATCGTCGATGTGGGGGCAAACGTCGGTGCCGCAGCGATTTGGTTTCATGCAAAATACCCCGACGCAAAGATCATTTCCTACGAACCTTCGCCAGGGCTGTTCGAGTATCTCGAACGAAACACCCACAACATCCAGCAGATCAACATCTGCAACGTCGGGCTCTACGATCGAGACACGGAGTCGCTTCTCTATCTCGGTGCGAACAATGCGGCGCAGAACTCAGTGATCGCCCACGATGCCACGAGCGGTCAAACGGAGACGGTCTTTCTGCGGCAAGCATCCAGTGAACTCACTGCTCTGGGAGTCTCTCGGATCTCCATCTTGAAAATCGACACCGAAGGATGCGAGGTGCCGATCCTACGTGACTTGCGAGATTGGCTTGATCGGATCGACTCGGTCTACGTCGAGTATCACAGCGAAGCGGATCGTCGTGCCATCGACACAATGCTGGGAGATCACTTTTACTTGATTCATGCCACCGTCCACTTTCCTAATTTGGGCACACTGGTCTATCTATCGCACGAGTGTGCACGCCGAGCGGCAATGTTTATCAGTCCCCCGCTGAACGGTTAG
- a CDS encoding DUF1571 domain-containing protein, which produces MERRHFLTLVSSLSLASVTGVAAAKEPHLTEPVHRVANATSLAPPPPAVSPMDQALDSARRALANCRASVNDYTALLVKRERVGGELGQLEYMQVKIRNRKVVNGRIVQPLSVYINFIKPTAVKGREVIYVEGKNDGNIIAHEGGFKGKFLPTVNLAPTGALAMSGQRYPMTEIGVENLIQKLIERGELAQKQKDVTCELIRGTKLNDRTCTLLKVVQPTPRPGLEFHQAKVYMDDASQLPIRYIAYDWPKQPNGPLEVIEEYNYLNLQVNVGLTDADFDPYNTNYGFH; this is translated from the coding sequence ATGGAACGTCGACATTTTCTGACACTCGTGAGCTCTCTCTCGCTGGCAAGCGTAACGGGAGTTGCTGCTGCGAAAGAGCCGCATCTGACGGAGCCTGTCCATCGAGTTGCTAACGCAACGAGCCTCGCTCCGCCACCACCGGCGGTCAGTCCGATGGACCAAGCGTTGGACTCCGCCCGTCGCGCACTGGCAAACTGCCGCGCGAGCGTCAACGACTATACGGCACTGCTGGTCAAACGCGAACGTGTTGGTGGCGAGCTGGGACAGTTGGAGTACATGCAAGTCAAGATCCGCAATCGCAAAGTGGTCAACGGACGAATCGTTCAGCCGCTGAGCGTGTACATCAATTTCATCAAGCCCACGGCCGTCAAGGGCCGCGAAGTGATTTACGTCGAAGGAAAGAACGACGGAAACATCATTGCACACGAAGGCGGATTCAAAGGCAAGTTCTTGCCGACCGTGAACCTGGCGCCAACCGGTGCGTTGGCAATGAGCGGTCAACGGTACCCGATGACCGAAATCGGTGTCGAGAACCTGATTCAGAAACTGATCGAGCGTGGCGAGCTGGCTCAGAAGCAAAAGGACGTCACGTGCGAACTGATCCGAGGCACCAAGCTCAATGACCGTACCTGCACGCTGCTGAAAGTCGTCCAGCCGACGCCGCGTCCCGGACTGGAGTTCCATCAGGCCAAAGTCTACATGGACGACGCCAGCCAGTTGCCGATCCGATACATCGCATACGATTGGCCCAAACAACCCAATGGGCCACTGGAAGTTATCGAGGAGTACAACTATCTCAACTTGCAGGTCAACGTGGGACTAACAGACGCCGACTTCGATCCGTACAATACGAATTATGGTTTCCACTAG
- the hemQ gene encoding hydrogen peroxide-dependent heme synthase, with amino-acid sequence MNSRPGPPSAPPPEPSVIPDHGWHCTHFFYRFRRDVLDGPMPSSAQEQFLRALHPTGDACPERLGRYWISGHRADFGIVVMDPHPAKVDAIHQSLISGPLGKYIEPTWSFVSLSEVSEYVPTIERYRDRLIAEGSEPGSDELNAKVAAYERRLPMMNEQRLRPEFPDWPAACFYPMNKSRVPGANWFTEPFSRRNSMMAEHAQSGIAFAGRVSQLITVGVGLDDWEWMVTLWARNPDYLKEIVYTMRFDVASAKYAEFGPFYVGYKADADEILDHCRLT; translated from the coding sequence ATGAATTCCCGTCCCGGTCCGCCGTCCGCACCCCCGCCAGAACCGTCCGTCATCCCCGATCACGGTTGGCACTGCACGCACTTCTTCTATCGATTCCGACGCGATGTGCTTGATGGGCCGATGCCGTCGAGCGCTCAAGAACAATTCCTGCGGGCGTTGCACCCCACAGGCGATGCGTGCCCAGAGCGTTTGGGTAGGTATTGGATCAGCGGGCATCGCGCCGATTTTGGAATCGTGGTGATGGACCCTCATCCGGCGAAGGTTGACGCGATTCACCAGTCATTGATCTCGGGGCCACTTGGCAAATACATCGAGCCGACTTGGTCGTTCGTTTCGCTCAGTGAAGTCAGCGAGTACGTGCCCACGATCGAGCGATATCGGGATCGACTGATCGCCGAAGGCAGCGAGCCGGGGTCGGATGAGCTCAATGCCAAGGTTGCTGCGTACGAGCGTCGTTTGCCGATGATGAACGAACAGCGATTGCGTCCGGAGTTTCCCGACTGGCCCGCGGCTTGTTTTTATCCCATGAACAAGAGTCGCGTGCCAGGCGCGAACTGGTTCACCGAGCCATTCAGTCGCCGCAATTCGATGATGGCTGAGCATGCTCAGAGCGGCATCGCATTCGCCGGTCGAGTGTCCCAATTGATCACTGTCGGGGTTGGCTTGGATGACTGGGAATGGATGGTCACCTTGTGGGCTCGCAATCCGGACTACTTGAAAGAGATCGTCTACACGATGCGATTCGACGTCGCGAGTGCCAAGTACGCAGAGTTCGGGCCGTTCTACGTCGGCTACAAAGCGGATGCGGACGAGATTTTGGACCATTGCCGGCTGACTTGA
- a CDS encoding AAA family ATPase: MNSPGKPPPPAGAPPVVAQPARRTNDAGGNVAAAGAVADLAKRIIGNVENAIVGKRKQLVLSMVAWLSGGHILLEDVPGVAKTMLARAMALSLGCHFKRVQCTPDLLPSDVTGTSIFNQKNSEFEFRPGPVFTQILLADEINRATPRTQASLLEAMAEGRVTVDGTTHVLDKPFLVIATQNPVDHEGTFPLPEAQLDRFLMRFSLGYPTMDEELRMLDLLQFGHPVDKLQPVAKAEELVQAQQEICKVHVDPRVRQYLLQIVNMTRSHEDLALGGSPRATIALFRCGQAMAAIRGRAFVTPDDVKKIIAPVMNHRLILRPESRLRKVTTESVLDEIVGDVAVPTIDAN, encoded by the coding sequence ATGAATTCGCCTGGAAAACCGCCGCCCCCCGCAGGTGCTCCACCCGTTGTCGCTCAACCAGCACGCCGAACCAATGACGCCGGTGGCAACGTCGCCGCGGCGGGCGCGGTTGCTGATTTGGCCAAGCGGATCATCGGCAACGTCGAGAACGCGATCGTCGGCAAACGCAAACAGCTTGTGCTTTCCATGGTCGCTTGGCTGAGCGGCGGGCACATTTTGTTGGAAGACGTTCCGGGGGTGGCCAAGACGATGCTGGCTCGCGCGATGGCGCTCAGCCTGGGTTGTCACTTCAAACGTGTGCAATGCACGCCCGACCTGTTGCCCTCTGACGTCACCGGTACATCGATTTTCAATCAAAAGAATTCCGAGTTTGAGTTTCGCCCCGGTCCGGTTTTCACACAGATCTTACTGGCGGATGAAATCAACCGCGCCACGCCGCGAACCCAAGCCTCCCTGTTGGAGGCGATGGCGGAGGGCCGAGTGACGGTCGACGGAACGACTCACGTGCTAGACAAACCGTTCCTGGTCATCGCCACGCAGAACCCGGTCGATCACGAAGGAACGTTTCCGCTGCCGGAAGCACAACTGGATCGTTTCCTGATGCGATTCAGTTTGGGCTATCCGACGATGGACGAAGAGCTACGTATGTTGGATCTGCTGCAGTTCGGCCATCCGGTCGACAAATTGCAGCCGGTGGCCAAGGCCGAGGAGTTGGTGCAAGCACAACAGGAGATCTGTAAGGTTCACGTCGATCCACGTGTTCGGCAATACTTGTTGCAGATCGTGAACATGACACGGTCCCATGAGGATTTGGCGCTCGGAGGCAGTCCCCGAGCCACGATCGCGTTATTTCGCTGCGGCCAAGCCATGGCGGCGATTCGCGGGCGCGCATTCGTCACGCCAGACGACGTCAAAAAGATCATCGCGCCGGTGATGAACCATCGATTGATCCTGCGCCCCGAGAGTCGATTGAGAAAAGTCACGACCGAAAGCGTGCTCGACGAAATCGTCGGTGACGTGGCGGTTCCCACCATCGACGCGAATTGA
- a CDS encoding DUF58 domain-containing protein, whose product MSLAIDDLEAANVSPTKEQPTATANEGSGPGFTLIAIISAVILAGMVFGGALWVFAGIAAGIIVFLNHFLAKTWSQCCVAVRSHNNDDDELKVGGRVAVELAVTNTGRLPVFWVLVEDLLPRWATRSEHPTLRVEGDRIQVMLLWPGVTRKLNYEIVCHRRGYFQIGPTVLETGDLMGLYRRYRVGTDPQYVTVLPNVVSLSGYDIGSRRPIGEIRMRDNVMDDPTRLRGIRRWQPGDPMRSVHWAATARTGVLHSKVYEPSSIAGATIVLDLHVQSNPDRDEPVRSDLAITAAASIASALHESGEPFGMVSNGRDAADRIRTEGWMGDHRVRDSATQAAAMKSDNDRMRPVVLPADRGPVHLREVIRTLARLERTDALKLPELLMEAESRISSETTVLAIVQRCDEQSIAALLGLSRRGRAVAVIVNTYDVNDFSSIAGPFIALNIPVFHLAGEQSISDVCRSFALRG is encoded by the coding sequence ATGTCGCTCGCCATCGATGATTTGGAGGCCGCCAACGTTTCGCCAACGAAAGAACAGCCGACCGCTACGGCAAACGAGGGTTCCGGACCTGGATTCACACTGATCGCGATCATCAGCGCGGTGATCTTGGCTGGCATGGTGTTCGGAGGTGCCTTGTGGGTATTCGCCGGCATCGCCGCCGGCATCATCGTCTTCCTGAACCACTTTCTGGCCAAGACATGGTCGCAATGCTGCGTCGCCGTCAGATCGCACAACAACGATGATGACGAGCTGAAGGTTGGTGGGCGAGTTGCCGTCGAACTGGCGGTCACCAACACGGGTCGGTTGCCGGTGTTCTGGGTGCTGGTGGAGGACCTATTGCCGCGATGGGCGACTCGTAGCGAGCATCCGACGTTGCGTGTGGAAGGAGACCGCATCCAGGTCATGCTGCTTTGGCCCGGCGTGACCCGCAAACTGAACTACGAAATCGTCTGCCATCGACGCGGCTATTTTCAAATCGGCCCTACCGTGCTGGAGACCGGTGATCTGATGGGCTTATATCGACGTTATCGCGTCGGCACTGATCCACAATACGTCACGGTCTTGCCAAACGTGGTGTCCCTGTCCGGTTACGACATCGGATCGCGACGCCCGATCGGTGAGATCCGCATGCGCGACAACGTCATGGACGACCCCACACGCTTGCGTGGCATTCGGCGTTGGCAACCCGGCGACCCGATGCGCAGCGTTCACTGGGCTGCCACAGCCAGGACGGGAGTGCTGCATAGCAAAGTGTACGAACCGTCATCGATCGCCGGCGCGACGATCGTGCTGGACTTGCATGTGCAAAGCAATCCCGATCGCGACGAGCCTGTTCGCAGTGACTTGGCGATCACCGCGGCGGCTTCGATCGCATCGGCACTGCATGAATCTGGTGAACCGTTTGGCATGGTATCCAACGGACGTGACGCCGCGGATCGCATTCGTACCGAAGGTTGGATGGGAGATCATCGCGTTCGTGATTCGGCGACTCAAGCCGCTGCGATGAAATCGGACAACGATCGCATGCGTCCGGTGGTTCTGCCAGCCGATCGTGGGCCCGTGCATCTGAGAGAAGTCATCCGAACACTGGCTCGATTGGAGCGAACCGACGCGTTGAAACTGCCCGAGTTGTTGATGGAGGCGGAATCACGGATTTCAAGTGAGACGACCGTGTTGGCAATCGTCCAGCGATGTGACGAACAATCGATCGCCGCGCTGCTGGGACTTTCGCGACGCGGCAGGGCCGTTGCGGTGATCGTCAACACTTATGACGTGAACGACTTTTCATCGATCGCAGGCCCCTTCATCGCCCTGAACATCCCAGTCTTTCACCTCGCGGGCGAGCAATCCATTTCTGACGTCTGCCGGTCATTCGCACTGCGTGGCTAG
- a CDS encoding sigma-70 family RNA polymerase sigma factor: protein MNDEIDPETGLRQSWSIGRLRPWLQMIADRELPDALRGRVEASDIVQQTLLQAWRGEAGFQGTCHAQRLAWLRAILKNTIRDQQRRLVGTKKRGGRELQNAVDCETQEYEPIDILAIAPDPTVSAVLQSAEETLALAAAIESLPEDQRSVVTMRHIDEMSYEEIAAKLGRTNAAVRMLWVRAMKTLGGNV, encoded by the coding sequence ATGAACGATGAGATTGATCCAGAAACGGGATTGCGGCAAAGTTGGTCCATTGGACGGCTGAGACCGTGGTTGCAGATGATCGCCGACCGTGAGTTGCCCGATGCACTACGTGGTCGTGTGGAAGCATCCGATATCGTTCAGCAAACGCTGCTGCAAGCTTGGCGAGGCGAGGCGGGATTTCAAGGCACCTGCCACGCCCAGCGACTGGCTTGGCTGAGGGCCATTTTGAAAAACACGATTCGCGACCAACAGCGTCGTTTGGTCGGCACAAAAAAGCGTGGTGGTCGGGAGCTACAAAATGCGGTCGATTGCGAAACGCAAGAATATGAGCCGATCGATATCTTGGCCATCGCACCAGATCCAACCGTCAGTGCCGTGCTGCAATCCGCGGAGGAAACTCTGGCCTTGGCCGCTGCGATCGAAAGTCTGCCAGAAGATCAACGCAGCGTCGTGACGATGCGACACATTGACGAGATGAGCTACGAGGAAATCGCGGCCAAGTTAGGACGCACCAACGCGGCCGTCCGCATGTTATGGGTACGCGCCATGAAAACACTCGGCGGCAACGTTTGA